CCGACGTCTCGCCCTGGCTCAGTCTGACGGTGGTTTCGGCAAGCCTGTCGGTCCTTGCCGGTGTCACCCTGTATTTGCTGCGCGCCGGTTATAAACTCCGGTATTGATTGAATAAATCCGGGCCGCTGCGGGGCGGGCGGGGAGTGGGGCTTTGTGCTAACATGACCCCGTTTCCAGCAGCCATCCCCCCTGGTAGACATGCGCGAATACATCCGTCATCCCGCCAGTATCCCACTGGAATTCGACGTGGCGAACGGGGCGCGCCGTCAAACCAACTGTCTCGCCAATGTCAGCGCTGGTGGCCTTTGCTTTCATTCCCGGCGCTATGTGGATGAAGGCGAGGAAATCACGTTGCGTATCCCCGTTCTGGCGCCGGATTTCCGCGTCCAGGGCCGGGTGGCGTGGTGCCGGGCGACGCCCGAGGGATACGACGTGGGCGTGGCTTTTACCGGCGAGGCCGCCTTTCGTACCCGCATGATGGAGCAGATCTGCCACATCGAAGAATACAAGCAACGGGTGTGGCGGGACGAACAGCGCAAGCTCAGCAGCGAGCAGGCCGCCCGGGAATGGATAGCGCGCTACGCCGCCACCTTCCCGCAAGTGGACGACGAAGGAGAGGACAGGCATTAATGTCGTTAACTACCAAAAGCCAGAGGCAGATCAGAAAACGGCTGCAAAAACGGGTGGAAAACACCTTTGACCTGGATTTGCTGGACTACAAAAAACGCGCCGCACCGCTCAAATACAAGTCGAAAATCTTGGGGCT
This genomic interval from Gammaproteobacteria bacterium contains the following:
- a CDS encoding PilZ domain-containing protein; its protein translation is MREYIRHPASIPLEFDVANGARRQTNCLANVSAGGLCFHSRRYVDEGEEITLRIPVLAPDFRVQGRVAWCRATPEGYDVGVAFTGEAAFRTRMMEQICHIEEYKQRVWRDEQRKLSSEQAAREWIARYAATFPQVDDEGEDRH